In the genome of Haemophilus pittmaniae, one region contains:
- the fruB gene encoding fused PTS fructose transporter subunit IIA/HPr protein: MLELSENNIHLNAKASDKQQAIEMAAAALEQAGYVESGYLAGMLAREGQTSTFLGNGIAIPHGTLDTRAMVKKTGVQVFQFPQGIEWSEGNIAYVVIGIAARSDEHLALLRQLTHVLGDEETAAKLATLDDVALFRAILLGEQDKKSVLVSKETVTLDVDTSSLLTLTAINGGQLQQQNAVDNAFIAELVASAALPLGKGLWVTDAGVGNLQNAIAFSRARTIFNHNGKAVKGVLTIAAVDQQIEENLARLLSDDVQDVLLNGQCEQIVAALSGQQVALKADTCASSVIGTFTIRNEHGLHARPSAMLVNEVKKFNSRITVQNITRGGEAVNAKSLMKIVALGVTQGHRLRFVAEGDDAKQAIEALAKIIASGLGETVSAVPPSEPDTIEVGADLQTNQVEKPEEHVPEAIEAVFVIKNEHGLHARPSAVLVNEVKKYNASVAVQNLDRDSQLVSAKSLMKIVALGVVKGHRLRFVASGEEAQQAIDGIGAVIESGLGEGKE, translated from the coding sequence ATGTTAGAACTCTCGGAAAACAACATTCATCTGAATGCGAAGGCGTCGGATAAGCAACAAGCGATTGAAATGGCTGCGGCTGCATTGGAGCAGGCCGGGTATGTGGAGAGCGGCTATTTAGCCGGGATGCTAGCGCGAGAAGGCCAGACTTCCACCTTCTTAGGTAACGGAATAGCTATTCCCCATGGTACGTTAGATACCCGCGCAATGGTGAAAAAAACCGGCGTGCAGGTTTTTCAATTTCCACAGGGAATTGAATGGAGCGAAGGTAACATTGCCTATGTGGTGATTGGTATTGCAGCGCGTTCCGATGAACATCTGGCTTTATTACGCCAACTGACCCATGTCTTAGGTGATGAAGAAACTGCTGCGAAACTGGCGACTCTCGATGATGTGGCGCTGTTCCGTGCCATCTTATTGGGCGAGCAAGATAAGAAATCTGTATTAGTTAGTAAAGAGACAGTCACCCTTGATGTTGATACTTCTAGTTTATTGACCTTAACAGCGATTAATGGTGGTCAGTTACAACAACAAAATGCGGTAGATAATGCTTTTATTGCCGAATTGGTGGCCAGTGCGGCATTGCCTTTAGGCAAAGGTTTGTGGGTGACGGATGCAGGGGTTGGCAATTTACAAAATGCCATCGCGTTTTCTCGTGCGAGAACAATCTTCAATCATAATGGCAAAGCGGTAAAAGGGGTATTAACCATTGCTGCAGTTGATCAGCAAATCGAGGAAAACTTAGCTCGCTTGTTATCCGATGATGTACAGGATGTGTTACTAAACGGTCAATGCGAACAAATTGTGGCGGCATTAAGTGGCCAACAAGTGGCATTGAAAGCTGATACTTGTGCTTCATCTGTGATTGGTACCTTTACTATTCGTAACGAACATGGCTTACATGCAAGACCAAGCGCCATGTTAGTTAATGAGGTGAAAAAATTTAATTCGAGAATTACGGTTCAAAACATTACGCGAGGTGGTGAAGCGGTTAATGCTAAGAGCCTAATGAAGATTGTTGCATTAGGGGTAACTCAGGGACATCGTTTACGTTTTGTTGCCGAAGGGGATGATGCCAAACAAGCCATTGAAGCTTTGGCTAAAATTATTGCTAGTGGGTTGGGTGAAACTGTTTCAGCTGTGCCGCCAAGCGAACCGGATACCATTGAGGTCGGTGCAGATTTGCAGACCAATCAGGTAGAAAAACCAGAGGAGCACGTTCCTGAGGCGATTGAGGCTGTTTTCGTGATTAAAAATGAACATGGCTTACACGCCCGTCCAAGTGCAGTATTAGTTAATGAAGTGAAAAAATATAATGCATCCGTTGCGGTACAAAACTTAGATCGTGACAGTCAATTAGTTAGCGCCAAAAGTCTAATGAAAATTGTGGCGCTAGGTGTGGTGAAAGGCCACCGCTTACGTTTTGTGGCGAGCGGTGAAGAAGCTCAACAAGCCATTGACGGTATTGGCGCAGTCATTGAAAGCGGTTTAGGCGAAGGTAAGGAGTAA
- a CDS encoding hemolysin family protein, translated as MELLETFLILLLLIIVSAIVSSSEISLAGSRRLKLQALANEGDKRAMQVLKLQEHPGRFITVVQIGLNMVAILGGGIGESAISPYLQRWLSSYTQAPWVEPASSLIAFLLVTFSFVLFADLIPKRLAITYPEKIALATVRIMSFSMILFKPLVWIFDTAANCIFRLLRISTVREENMTSADIVAVVEAGAEAGVLKTQEHYLIENIFDMQERTVTSTMTIRENIVFLERHFSRQQVLEQLSEDSHSKLVIVDNDIDHILGYVESHTLLTLYLQQEHVNLTDSKLLRKALFVPDTLSLYEVLELFKSTGEDFAIIVNEYALVVGLITLNDVMSIVMGELVSNEEEQIVSRDENSWLIDGATPLEDVMRALNIEAFPDEENYETISGFMMYMLRKIPKKTDFVVFDKYKFEVIDTENFKIDQILVSLVKENAGMKESA; from the coding sequence ATGGAATTATTAGAAACTTTCCTTATTTTATTGTTGTTGATTATTGTCAGTGCCATTGTTTCCTCTTCAGAAATTTCACTGGCTGGCTCACGTCGCTTAAAATTGCAGGCATTGGCCAATGAGGGCGATAAACGGGCAATGCAGGTATTGAAACTACAGGAGCATCCCGGCCGTTTTATTACCGTTGTACAAATCGGTTTGAATATGGTGGCGATTTTAGGTGGGGGAATTGGCGAAAGTGCTATTAGCCCCTATTTGCAACGATGGTTATCATCCTACACCCAAGCACCTTGGGTTGAGCCTGCATCTTCATTAATTGCCTTTTTATTGGTAACGTTTTCATTTGTGTTGTTTGCCGATCTGATTCCGAAACGCTTGGCGATTACCTATCCGGAAAAGATCGCATTGGCTACCGTGCGCATCATGAGTTTCAGCATGATTTTATTCAAACCTTTAGTATGGATATTCGATACAGCGGCTAACTGCATTTTCAGATTATTACGGATTTCCACCGTGCGCGAAGAAAATATGACTTCTGCTGATATTGTCGCGGTAGTTGAGGCGGGTGCTGAGGCCGGAGTATTGAAAACCCAAGAGCATTATTTGATTGAGAATATTTTCGATATGCAGGAACGCACGGTAACGTCCACCATGACTATCCGTGAAAATATCGTTTTTTTAGAACGGCATTTTTCCCGTCAGCAAGTGTTGGAACAATTGTCGGAAGATTCGCATTCGAAGCTAGTAATTGTCGATAACGATATCGATCATATTTTGGGTTATGTGGAATCCCATACGCTGCTTACGCTTTATCTACAGCAGGAGCACGTGAATTTAACCGATAGCAAATTATTACGTAAGGCGTTATTTGTGCCGGATACATTATCCTTGTATGAGGTATTGGAGCTGTTTAAATCCACCGGTGAAGACTTTGCCATTATCGTTAATGAATATGCGTTGGTAGTGGGATTGATTACCTTAAATGATGTGATGAGTATTGTGATGGGTGAATTGGTTTCCAATGAGGAAGAGCAAATCGTGAGCCGCGATGAAAACTCTTGGTTAATTGATGGTGCAACTCCACTCGAGGATGTGATGCGGGCTTTGAATATTGAAGCATTCCCCGATGAGGAAAATTATGAAACTATCAGCGGATTTATGATGTATATGTTGCGTAAAATTCCGAAGAAAACGGATTTTGTGGTATTTGATAAATACAAATTTGAAGTGATTGATACGGAGAATTTTAAAATTGACCAAATCTTGGTTTCGTTAGTGAAGGAGAATGCTGGGATGAAAGAGTCAGCATAA
- a CDS encoding DUF1523 family protein, which produces MRKIVKYFLFLVLFVFHGFMFSVVNYVFPHYDVTKVTGVEVKRVDKDGPITKSNPADGPTRDVYFINTQNGDGKIMVYRNEDTRWSFPFYFKFGSANLQAEAQALGNEDKTVQIKYYGWRITMFDEYRNALSVKEVTADASAGYPIFAWVLYAFLLFTLFLSIQFVRGWFDSEND; this is translated from the coding sequence ATGCGTAAAATTGTTAAATATTTTTTATTTTTAGTCTTATTTGTCTTCCACGGTTTTATGTTTTCCGTGGTGAATTATGTGTTTCCCCATTATGATGTGACCAAAGTCACTGGCGTGGAAGTCAAACGGGTAGATAAGGACGGCCCTATCACGAAATCTAACCCGGCGGATGGTCCGACTCGTGACGTGTATTTTATTAATACCCAAAATGGTGACGGCAAAATTATGGTTTATCGTAACGAAGATACCCGCTGGAGTTTTCCGTTCTATTTCAAATTCGGCTCCGCGAATCTACAGGCTGAGGCACAAGCACTTGGAAATGAAGACAAAACCGTACAAATCAAATATTACGGTTGGCGGATTACGATGTTTGATGAATATCGCAATGCGCTTTCGGTGAAGGAAGTGACTGCAGATGCCAGCGCGGGCTATCCAATTTTCGCGTGGGTGTTGTACGCCTTTTTACTCTTTACGTTGTTCTTGTCCATCCAATTTGTGCGCGGATGGTTTGATAGCGAAAACGATTGA
- a CDS encoding YchF/TatD family DNA exonuclease, with product MFIVDSHCHLDALDYENLHKDIADVVAKAHARDVKHLLAIGVTLSRFEKAYPALAQFSNVSLACGVHPLDLDEEPYDAERLLRLAQDEKVIAIGEIGLDYYYSADNKTLQQTVFADQIRIANQVDKPVIIHTRSAPEDTITILREHHAEKCGGLIHCFTESLEFAKKALDLGFYISCSGIITFKNAESIREAIRYVPADRLLVETDSPYLAPVPYRGKENQPAYTREVCEYVAALKGLSMEAFAEISTQNFERLFKINVQ from the coding sequence ATGTTTATCGTAGATTCCCATTGCCATTTAGATGCATTGGATTATGAAAATTTACACAAAGATATTGCGGATGTGGTGGCCAAAGCACATGCTCGTGATGTAAAGCATTTGCTGGCGATTGGGGTGACGTTAAGTCGTTTTGAAAAAGCTTATCCGGCCTTGGCGCAATTTTCTAATGTGTCTTTAGCTTGCGGAGTGCATCCCTTAGATCTTGATGAAGAACCTTACGATGCCGAGCGTTTATTGCGTTTAGCGCAGGATGAAAAAGTTATCGCAATTGGCGAAATTGGTCTGGATTATTATTACAGTGCCGATAATAAAACCTTGCAGCAAACTGTCTTTGCTGACCAGATCAGAATTGCTAATCAAGTGGATAAACCGGTGATTATTCATACCCGTTCAGCGCCAGAAGATACCATAACCATATTGCGTGAGCATCATGCAGAAAAGTGTGGCGGATTGATTCATTGTTTTACGGAAAGCCTGGAGTTTGCGAAAAAGGCGCTTGATTTAGGTTTCTATATTTCCTGTTCGGGGATTATTACCTTCAAAAATGCTGAAAGTATTCGTGAAGCCATTCGTTATGTGCCGGCCGATCGTTTGTTGGTGGAAACCGATTCACCTTATTTGGCTCCGGTGCCTTATCGAGGCAAAGAGAATCAGCCGGCATATACGCGTGAGGTGTGTGAATATGTGGCGGCGCTAAAGGGCTTATCGATGGAAGCGTTTGCTGAAATCAGTACGCAAAACTTTGAGCGTTTATTTAAAATTAATGTACAATAA
- a CDS encoding DNA polymerase III subunit delta' yields MSELYPWLAATYDKISQTFTESLGHHALLIKTDQGLGAESLFDSLAKRIMCQTPENAPCGHCHSCHLMSAHSHPDFHLLASQEGKDIGVDQVRAINEIVAQHAQQNGNKLVYIQGAERLTEAAANALLKTLEEPRPNTYFLLQTEPSSSLLATIYSRCQVWNVPVPTESEALTWLSSQFQAETSELLTALAMNLGRPLLALETLQQGFIEQRKNFLRQFWLFYRRRSPLEILPFFEKECAVQQMDWILAFLGDAIKYKLEIQSGWQILDLKNGVMQFADEQTVLGLLSANKIMQKVRSDLLTINGVNTEIILLDGLTKLITDVFKD; encoded by the coding sequence ATGAGCGAGCTTTATCCTTGGTTAGCGGCCACTTATGACAAAATCAGCCAAACCTTTACAGAAAGTTTGGGACACCATGCTTTGTTAATTAAAACCGATCAAGGGCTGGGCGCAGAAAGCTTATTTGATTCTTTGGCAAAACGTATTATGTGTCAAACGCCAGAGAATGCCCCCTGTGGCCATTGTCATTCCTGCCATTTAATGAGTGCCCATAGTCATCCTGATTTTCATCTCTTAGCCTCTCAAGAAGGCAAGGATATCGGGGTGGATCAGGTGCGGGCGATTAATGAAATTGTAGCTCAGCATGCACAGCAAAACGGCAATAAGTTGGTATATATCCAAGGCGCAGAACGCCTCACTGAAGCGGCGGCTAATGCGTTATTAAAAACCTTGGAAGAGCCGCGTCCGAACACGTATTTCTTATTACAAACGGAACCCTCCTCTTCATTGTTGGCAACCATTTACAGTCGTTGCCAAGTATGGAATGTTCCTGTGCCGACAGAATCTGAAGCCTTAACTTGGCTTTCTTCTCAATTTCAGGCAGAAACATCAGAATTATTGACTGCACTTGCGATGAATTTGGGGCGTCCGCTGTTAGCATTAGAAACACTCCAACAAGGATTTATTGAACAACGCAAAAATTTCCTACGTCAATTTTGGCTGTTTTATCGTCGTCGTTCGCCTTTGGAAATTTTGCCTTTCTTTGAAAAAGAGTGTGCAGTACAACAGATGGATTGGATCTTGGCTTTTTTAGGTGATGCCATTAAATATAAATTAGAAATTCAAAGTGGTTGGCAAATTCTTGATCTTAAAAACGGAGTAATGCAATTTGCTGATGAACAAACTGTGCTTGGGCTATTAAGTGCCAATAAAATTATGCAAAAAGTGCGTTCGGATTTACTTACCATTAATGGTGTTAATACCGAAATAATCCTATTGGATGGTTTAACGAAGTTAATTACCGACGTGTTTAAGGACTAA
- the tmk gene encoding dTMP kinase: MQGKFIVIEGLEGAGKSTAMQTVVDTLKSLGVSDIVFTREPGGTPLAEKLRHLIKHETEEPVTDKAELLMLYAARIQLVENVIKPALAAGKIVLGDRHDMSSQAYQGGGRQFDQTLMANLKNMVLGDFEPDFVLYLDIDPAEGLARARGRGELDRIEQQGLDFFHRTRQRYLELVQNNPKAAIINAGQPLAQVQADIQIAVKNWWMSQAK; encoded by the coding sequence ATGCAAGGCAAATTTATCGTCATTGAAGGTTTGGAAGGCGCAGGTAAAAGTACCGCCATGCAAACGGTGGTGGATACATTAAAATCCCTTGGGGTAAGCGATATCGTATTTACTCGTGAGCCAGGTGGTACGCCATTAGCGGAGAAATTACGCCATTTAATCAAGCATGAAACAGAAGAACCTGTTACCGATAAAGCGGAGTTATTAATGCTTTATGCGGCACGAATTCAATTGGTAGAAAATGTAATTAAGCCAGCTTTGGCTGCCGGTAAGATCGTGCTAGGTGATCGTCATGATATGTCTTCACAGGCCTATCAAGGCGGTGGGCGTCAGTTTGACCAAACGCTCATGGCGAATTTAAAAAATATGGTATTAGGCGATTTTGAGCCGGACTTTGTACTCTATTTGGATATTGATCCGGCTGAGGGACTTGCTCGTGCTAGAGGGCGCGGAGAATTGGATCGTATTGAACAACAAGGGCTGGATTTTTTCCATCGTACCCGTCAACGTTATTTGGAATTGGTGCAGAACAATCCAAAAGCTGCAATTATTAATGCGGGTCAGCCATTGGCACAAGTACAAGCCGATATTCAAATTGCAGTTAAAAATTGGTGGATGTCACAAGCAAAATGA
- the mltG gene encoding endolytic transglycosylase MltG, with protein sequence MKKFLIFLLVFVLLGSGGGYWGYQQMNAYLQAPIHATADQLLTIERGVTGNKLADLLAREKLVDHPAYLPWLLKLQPELNKIKAGTYSLNGINTVEELLKLLNSGKEAQFSVQFIEGKTFSEWRKNLERAPHLKQTLEGKTEWEIIRLLHVPAIAKAVYDWSSMDGWLYPDTYNYTPNSTDLELLQRSTARLQKALDKAWNERDKDLPLADAYQMLILASIVEKETGIASERPLVASVFINRLKAKMKLQTDPTVIYGMGESYTGNISKKDLETINPYNTYMIEGLPPTPIAMVSESALQAVAHPEKTDFYYFVADGSGGHKFTRNLNEHNKAVQEYLRWYRSQQKGAN encoded by the coding sequence ATGAAGAAATTTCTCATTTTTTTACTTGTATTCGTATTGCTGGGAAGTGGTGGTGGCTATTGGGGCTACCAACAAATGAATGCCTACTTACAGGCTCCAATTCATGCGACAGCTGATCAATTGCTGACTATTGAACGGGGTGTTACAGGAAATAAGTTGGCTGATTTATTGGCTCGTGAAAAATTAGTGGATCATCCGGCTTATTTGCCTTGGCTTCTCAAATTACAACCGGAACTTAATAAAATTAAGGCCGGGACATATTCGTTAAATGGCATTAATACCGTTGAAGAGTTGCTTAAATTATTAAATTCAGGCAAGGAAGCACAATTTAGCGTGCAGTTTATTGAAGGTAAAACTTTCAGTGAATGGCGTAAAAATCTTGAACGGGCACCGCACTTAAAACAAACCTTAGAAGGCAAAACAGAGTGGGAGATTATACGATTATTACATGTTCCGGCGATTGCAAAAGCAGTTTACGATTGGAGTAGTATGGACGGTTGGCTGTATCCAGATACTTATAATTACACGCCAAACTCCACGGATCTTGAGTTGTTGCAGCGCTCAACTGCTCGTTTACAAAAGGCCTTAGATAAAGCGTGGAATGAACGGGATAAGGATCTGCCACTAGCTGATGCTTATCAAATGTTGATTTTGGCTTCTATTGTGGAAAAAGAAACGGGAATTGCATCTGAGCGTCCCTTAGTGGCTTCGGTCTTTATTAATCGTTTAAAAGCCAAAATGAAACTACAAACTGACCCAACCGTGATTTATGGAATGGGTGAGAGTTATACCGGTAATATTAGTAAGAAAGATTTGGAAACGATAAACCCGTACAATACCTATATGATTGAGGGTTTACCACCAACACCAATTGCCATGGTGAGTGAGAGTGCTTTGCAGGCTGTGGCGCATCCAGAGAAAACGGATTTTTATTATTTTGTTGCTGATGGCAGTGGTGGTCATAAATTTACCCGCAATCTGAACGAGCATAATAAAGCGGTGCAAGAATATTTACGTTGGTATCGTAGCCAACAAAAAGGAGCCAATTAA
- a CDS encoding peptidylprolyl isomerase has protein sequence MKQTIFKSLLCAFLGAFVVSNAIAEERVVATVNGQPILQSQVNAAMGKRGDFNAALDKVIDDILVDKAIKESKVQVNQAEVNRIVEDIAARNGLTYGQFLDALDYQGISLAAFKQQIANQMKMAGVRNQAIQNSVDVTREQVESLGKKMMDEAKANGTEQKVIGKQYEVRHILLKLNPLLNDDQAKAQLEKIRSDILSGKTSFADAALNYSKDYLSGANGGSLGYAFPEAYVGPFAKAVQTTPKGTISAPFKSEFGWHILEVTGERDGDRTEDAYRQKAYEQLVNSQLQDSAKDWVKALRKTADIQYFNK, from the coding sequence ATGAAACAGACAATTTTTAAATCTTTATTGTGCGCATTTTTAGGCGCTTTTGTAGTGAGTAACGCTATTGCTGAAGAACGTGTAGTGGCGACAGTCAACGGGCAACCTATTCTACAAAGCCAGGTAAATGCGGCAATGGGTAAACGCGGCGATTTTAATGCGGCGTTGGATAAAGTCATTGATGATATTTTGGTGGATAAAGCGATTAAAGAATCCAAAGTTCAGGTGAATCAGGCGGAAGTTAACCGTATTGTGGAAGATATTGCAGCACGTAATGGTTTGACTTACGGTCAGTTTTTAGATGCATTGGATTATCAGGGTATTTCTTTAGCTGCTTTCAAACAACAAATTGCCAACCAAATGAAAATGGCCGGTGTACGTAATCAAGCGATTCAAAACAGCGTAGATGTGACCCGTGAACAGGTTGAGTCATTAGGCAAAAAAATGATGGATGAAGCAAAAGCTAACGGTACCGAGCAAAAGGTTATCGGTAAGCAGTATGAAGTTCGCCATATTTTGCTGAAATTGAATCCATTATTGAACGATGATCAGGCTAAAGCACAATTGGAAAAAATCAGAAGTGATATTCTCAGCGGAAAAACCAGCTTTGCTGATGCCGCATTGAATTATTCTAAAGATTATCTCTCCGGTGCTAATGGTGGTAGTTTAGGTTATGCCTTCCCGGAAGCCTATGTCGGTCCGTTTGCAAAAGCCGTACAAACTACGCCAAAAGGCACGATTTCTGCGCCGTTTAAATCTGAATTCGGTTGGCATATCTTAGAAGTCACCGGTGAGCGTGATGGCGACAGAACAGAAGATGCTTATCGTCAAAAAGCTTATGAACAATTGGTTAATAGTCAATTGCAGGATTCCGCAAAGGACTGGGTGAAAGCGTTGCGTAAAACTGCCGATATTCAATATTTCAATAAGTAA
- the pyrR gene encoding bifunctional pyr operon transcriptional regulator/uracil phosphoribosyltransferase PyrR, whose translation MQKVIIDEERFLRTISRIAHEIIEKHKTLDNIVMVGIKRRGAEIAELIAKRICELTGTELPFTELDITFYRDDLSPLDAANPGPVYRGASQYLSIQDKEVILVDDVLFTGRTIRAAMDALTDFGRAAKIELVILVDRGHRELPIRADYVGKNVPTGRNEKVQVRTVGFDGCYEVVLLPK comes from the coding sequence ATGCAAAAAGTGATTATTGATGAAGAGCGTTTTTTGCGCACGATTTCCCGTATTGCCCATGAAATTATTGAAAAACATAAAACCTTGGACAATATCGTGATGGTCGGCATTAAACGGCGCGGTGCAGAAATTGCTGAGCTGATTGCGAAGAGAATCTGCGAATTAACCGGCACCGAATTGCCGTTTACCGAATTGGATATCACGTTTTACCGCGATGATTTATCGCCTTTGGATGCGGCCAATCCGGGGCCGGTATATCGCGGGGCATCGCAATATTTAAGCATTCAAGATAAAGAGGTGATCTTAGTCGATGATGTGCTTTTCACCGGTCGTACTATTCGTGCGGCAATGGATGCCCTGACGGATTTTGGGCGTGCAGCAAAAATCGAATTGGTGATTTTGGTTGATCGTGGACACCGCGAATTGCCAATACGAGCCGATTATGTGGGTAAAAACGTGCCAACCGGGCGTAATGAAAAAGTGCAGGTGCGTACCGTCGGATTTGACGGTTGTTATGAAGTCGTATTACTGCCGAAATAA